CTTTTAACGGTATCAAGGGCGGTGGCGGCGCACTTCTCATGGAGAAAGTCGTGGCGGTTCCTACTAAGCACTATATCTGGGTGGTCGATGAGAGCAAGATGGTAGAGAAGCTAGGTGCCTTCAAGCTGCCAGTAGAAGTTGTTCAGTACGGTGCTGAGCAGCTCTTTCGTCGCTTTGAGCGTGCAGGCTATAAGCCTGCCTTTCGTCAGAAGGATGGTCAGCGATTTGTTACGGACATGCAGAATTTCATTATCGACTTAGATTTAGGTGTGATTGAAAATCCAGTTGAGTTTGCGCAAGAACTTGATCATGTTGTGGGCGTAGTGGAGCATGGACTGTTTAATCAAATGGTAGACAAGGTCATTGTTGCTGGAAAATCGGGTCTTCAAGTTTTAGAGGCCAATAAATAGAAAGAGGTATTTTATGCCAAAATTTAATCGTATTCACTTGGTAGTCATGGACTCAGTTGGTATCGGTGCTGCACCAGATGCTAATAACTTTGTCAATGCAGGAGTACCAGATGGTGCTTCAGATACTCTGGGACATATTTCCAAAACGGTAGGACTGAATGTGCCAAATATGGCTAAAATCGGTCTGGGAAATATCGAGCGTCCTGTTCCTTTGAAGACAGTTCCTCAAGAAGAAAATCCTAGCGGCTACTATACCAAGCTGGAAGAAGTATCTCTTGGAAAAGACACGATGACAGGACACTGGGAAATCATGGGTCTAAATATTACTGAGCCTTTTGATACTTTCTGGAATGGCTTCCCAGAAGAAATCCTGACTCAGATTGAAGAGTTTTCTGGTCGCAAGGTCATTCGTGAGGCTAACAAGCCATACTCTGGTACAGCAGTTATTGATGACTTTGGTCCTCGTCAGATGGAAACAGGCGAGCTGATTATCTACACCTCTGCTGACCCAGTATTGCAAATTGCAGCACACGAAGATGTGATTCCTTTGGAAGAGCTCTATCGTATCTGTGAGTACGCCCGCTCTATTACCTTGGAACGCCCTGCGCTTCTGGGACGTATTATCGCTCGTCCTTATGTAGGTGAGCCAGGCAACTTCACTCGTACAGCCAACCGTCACGACTATGCCGTTTCTCCGTTTGAGCCAACTGTACTTGATAAGCTCAATGAAGCTGGAATTGATACTTATTCTGTTGGTAAGATTAATGACATCTTCAACGGCGCTGGAATTAACCATGATATGGGACACAATAAGTCTAACAATCATGGTGTAGATACTTTGGTCAAAGCCCTGAAAGACGAAAACTTCAAAGAAGGTTTCTCATTTACTAACCTAGTAGACTTTGATGCTCTTTATGGTCACCGCCGTGATCCAC
This window of the Streptococcus sanguinis genome carries:
- the rpiA gene encoding ribose-5-phosphate isomerase RpiA, producing MENLKKLAGIKAAEFVQNGMIVGLGTGSTAYYFVEEIGRRIKEEGLQITAVTTSSVTSKQAEGLGIPLKSIDDVDQVDVTVDGTDEVDSAFNGIKGGGGALLMEKVVAVPTKHYIWVVDESKMVEKLGAFKLPVEVVQYGAEQLFRRFERAGYKPAFRQKDGQRFVTDMQNFIIDLDLGVIENPVEFAQELDHVVGVVEHGLFNQMVDKVIVAGKSGLQVLEANK
- a CDS encoding phosphopentomutase, producing MPKFNRIHLVVMDSVGIGAAPDANNFVNAGVPDGASDTLGHISKTVGLNVPNMAKIGLGNIERPVPLKTVPQEENPSGYYTKLEEVSLGKDTMTGHWEIMGLNITEPFDTFWNGFPEEILTQIEEFSGRKVIREANKPYSGTAVIDDFGPRQMETGELIIYTSADPVLQIAAHEDVIPLEELYRICEYARSITLERPALLGRIIARPYVGEPGNFTRTANRHDYAVSPFEPTVLDKLNEAGIDTYSVGKINDIFNGAGINHDMGHNKSNNHGVDTLVKALKDENFKEGFSFTNLVDFDALYGHRRDPHGYRDCLEEFDARIPEIIENMREDDLLMITADHGNDPTYAGTDHTREYIPLLVFGKSLSGHGHIPVGHFADISATVAENFGVDKAMIGESFLDKLV